GTGGACGAACTCTGGAGCCGGGAGATTCGGCTGATGGACTTTCATGAAGTTGATGTTGATGAAGAACGGCTGATCGCTCTTGGCGGCCTCCTCCAGAAACTTGATGCCGGATGCCTCGACGTATTTGTCCATGAACGGAATGCCGACGACGCCCTTGTCCGGCGTGTCCACGTATTGGCCGTTCACCTTCCAGTCCTGATGTGCCGGCTCGCCCGCCTTGCCCGACATCGAACCCTTGGTGACTTTGTCGAACATGGCGCGCAGCTTGGGGTCCATGTCGGGGAACCAGGTCGGATCGCCATAGGTGTAGGCGTTGCAGTGATAGAGGAAGCAGTGCTCCATCACGTCGTAGCCGTGAGCGTTGGGCAGCGCATAGCCGGCTTCACCCAGGTGCCATTTGCCGGTGAAATACGTCTTGTAACCGGCCGACTTCAGCACCGAGCCGAGCGTCCATTCCGCCTTGGGCAAGCCCCCGCCCTGACCTTGAAAGGCCACGGTGGTCATGCCGCTGCGGGCCGGTCTGCATTGCCGCGCGGCCGGGCGTGCAGCTTGGCTGGGCGTAGAACGAATAGAACTGCATGCCGCCGCTGGCGAGCCGGTCAATGTTCGGCGTGGGCATGCCGCGCCCCTCGCCTCCT
The sequence above is drawn from the Pirellulales bacterium genome and encodes:
- a CDS encoding sulfatase-like hydrolase/transferase, giving the protein MKTASVLNCGLSLLTVLCAMHGAGATVSAAEKRPNILFIVSDDTGYGDLGPYGGGEGRGMPTPNIDRLASGGMQFYSFYAQPSCTPGRAAMQTGPQRHDHRGLSRSGRGLAQGGMDARLGAEVGRLQDVFHRQMAPG